The sequence atggggcccccgggtaatagaagattatggggcccccaggcttacagatggccaccaacgccaggaggtggggcagctaaaatcacaggattttcacatcaaaagcatgtcggtatcggacatatcagggacagatgtaaaaaacacagatttttacatactgtccctggttttactgagcctggcaatcctgatggggccccctagtggcatggggccctcgggcagtgcccgagtacccgaatggtcagtccgttcctggccgcacggcttcactgcctgttttccttactgaggatggcggcgccggcagCTGCTAGCATCAAGGGATTGGACTTGGGGCATCACGGGCCagtaggacaggtgagtgtcctttattaaaagtcagcagctacagtaattgtagctgctgactttaaaaaaaaaaaattgcgggtggaaccccgctttaagtggttaaactgccctcCTTTACAGACAACCAAAATTCATCCCTCTGAGCTAAAGAACAAAacgttacaatgtttatagttagcTCAGCAGCTGAGGAATGTTgtgaaacttggcagactgcctgtttttttttgtttgtttgttttttgacagctttcggctttagCAGAGAACTCTGCATAGAGTCAGAAAAATGCTTTGTTAAGAtcgcgagggggaaaaaaaattgtctcgaTTCTTAAAGAAATAATTGTGCAACTCTACTGGAAAGGTAAGACTTGTGGTGCCACCTTGGCACAGCTGTTGGTGGCACCCCCTAAATTCCTATTCTGTGAACTGTTGGATGCGTATCACAGAATCTGATTCCACATGTCACTTACCATTCCCTGTAAAAGAAAGAGATCTGCCAGACACCAGGCGATCTCCTTATATAACGTACAGCTTCCTTTATTTCAGAGAGCTGGGTGTCACCTGGGAATGTTTTATTAAATTATAATTCAAGAATTCTCTGGTGATTTTGCTACCATGTTTATCAAGGAGGATTGTTCTGAACACTAAAAATAATACTAATCTCATTAGTCTATCATATTTTCTGTCTATGATTTACATTATCATATGATTACTAAGAATTCATATGCCATGCATGGACTAATGGGtctgttagacatgtgcaatttgtttagttctgaattccttttttttacaaatttcagAAAATTCATTAATTCGGAAATATCTGAATTACCATAAACCCatgtagtgcctgtgtactttatggtaccggcgCTAGTTAAATTCAAGGGTatatcagagtgtagttaaactctgatccagattgttaagtgcaaaacagggtctctgtctcagcttggctgtgctgtgggctattctgttgtactgggatgttcttccagccccggtgctgcaggtggcagcagtggagtcaaggtttgggtgctctttcccagcagccaatcaggagggtttgtccccgctgtgcatgctggggaggggtatttatgaggcagacgccattggttctgggtcttcttcgtccagtgtggcacccaccttttgggtgaccacatcactttgccccggcgatatggcctacctggccggggcgtgcgtgccactggttcctggttccggagtatctgaacagcgacagggacccaatgagtgactgggttcccacttctgaagatcccaagctgtactgctgttcgggggGGAGTCAGTTTGAGGAATGCCATTGAGAGGctagcggtccaaaagggcctggacaaaccaccagggatcaaggtagccgcacACTGAGGGATTAatcacctgtcagttggtacctgggcgacaagttgtaggagatccaggtgtaactTATCCAAGGACGGATCTCtacaagaattcaatccagagagggcctgtagcagaggtgtctttctgaggctcactgagggaggtctgtggcagagactatttcctcaagttcaagttcaccaaggagggtctgtggcagagacaatCGTCCgagtacactaaacccactccggcgggagtggcgcagagaagtgttacgcttgggagcaggactgttgcctatcatcacgcctgaatctgctattctcctttcttcttcaactttactttcctcaccacaagttactgtttttacccagctgggtaataaagagcactttacttctactatatgcaatacgtatcattcacccctagaaatttagaggagccatgaggtaatgtgaTGAGGATGAGActcctgacacaatttctcagaGCGAACAGCTATTCTGCCTGCTGGCCAAATTACAAGACCAAAAAATAAGACTACTTGCTTTGCTTCCCAGTGCCAAAAAAGAGGAAGAGGTGGAGCCTGCACGGCTCCTTTATTaacaacatgacatcacaaaTATATGCATTCACATTGGTCAGCTCATATAATTTAgccccttattacacgccccctgtGACTTCTGTACTGCTCACATTCTCCTTGGAAGTCCATATATGGTATGGGGGCTTCTCATAGCACTAACAGCCTCCATTGTCAGCTCTGCAAGGGTTTCTCTCCAAAGTCATATTTGGTTCCTTCAGTAAAACAAGGACaagggggggggttggaatgAGAGGAGCAAGGGGAAATGGCAATTGAATAGCTCTTTGTCTTTTCTCCAATGCTGAGTTGTAACTTTTAAAACATCATATCTGATATAAACTCTTAAGGAAAACAAACATTATtgtgatatatatttttcacacatgcatatatatataaagaatataaaaacaatataagaatataaaagaaattaaaataatataagaagagaaaacatttcagtggttctaataaaagaattagcttaacacaaaataggaattttagtatCTTCCATCACAAATGTcctgcccaaaaatccagcagctgctccgggggtagtgctacacgtggaggCTCGTCCGGGATCGGCTGTTACCTCAAAATACCCGAATTCAGAAGTTTAATCTACAGTTGATTCAAGGAATTGTCGTGTGTTAAAATGTGCCTGGTGAGgaaagagttaggcctcgtacacacgaccgaggaactcgtcgtaaatgaaacatcgttttcctcgacgagttccttgtcaggcttgtcgagaatattGTCAAGCTttttttgcgtacacactgtgaagacaaaatctcgttgttctcaaacgcggtgacgctcaacacgtacgacagcactataaaggggaagttagattcccctttataggggctgcttttgctaatctcatgttactgcgtgttaattaaaagtttggtaagagacgattcgcgcttttcagtctgttacagcgtgacaaatgggctatctccattatgaacactacttttaccgaaggtgcgctcccgtctcattctttattctgagcatgcacgggtttctaagcatacacacgaacgtgtttctcgtcataaaccagcccgacgagaaacacgacgaggaaattgagactcccgacgaggaaaaagagaacttgttccacgacagttttcttgacgaaaaacatacacatgaccgttttcctctgcgaaaaagctctgccaccaagtttcttaatgGATTATGTCGAGGAAAactgtcatgtgtacgaggccttaacgtCGCCATTGAAGCTGGGCGCACGTGCGGCGAAGCCATGTGCGCTTGCCACGTGTGAAGAAAAGAACTCAggtgggaggagtcacccacccctgcgtgagatgcAGACAGAGTTTGGCGCCAAGggacagagtgattgcccgcccacgAGAGAAGGTCATGCGAACATGTCTGTACCATCGACGCCATTTGGAAAGCTGCGACCCCTGATGTCTGTGCCGGGGGTCAAcgcgatgtctgctgctgctggagTCCCCCTGACAGATACCGGAATTTGAATGCGGACCCAGGGGAAGTTCGTCTTGTTTTCTAGCGTGGAGTCCCTCGGACTGTCCTGCCCCCGATGTTCGGAGCTGGCCATCCGCCTTTTGCCTTTTGCCAGATGCAAGAGATGCCAGAGTTACTTATTCCAAGTGGAACCACCGACTGAGTCTCCTCGGGAGTACAAGGTGGACTGGACCACTTGGACTGTGACCGCAGAGGAGGAGGCCCTATGGCCGGAACCCTCCCCAACTACAGTAGTCGCTGATCCGGAGGTAGTGACCGTCTCATCCACCCTGCCATCGGCTGCTACCCCAACCATATCACCGGAGGTAAGCGATGTGGATGAAAAAGAGTGCGTGCCTAGTGTGGAAGCGGATGCTGTACCGGAGACAACACCAACCAATGTGGTCTCTGTGTGGCACGCTATTGCTAAAATGGGCCCCGCTCAGGCTTCCCACGGCTGTGGTCGAGGCCTGCCTGTGAGCAAGAGTGATACAACCAACATCCTTGTTGGGGGGCGCACATGCCTGCCCGCCAAGGAATGTGATTCATCGGACTTGGATGATAGATGGTTCGAACCGGAGTTTCCTGAGTCGCAGTGGGGTAAAAGCTCCCGAGCCAACAAGCCCCATAGACGCAAGAAGCGCTCCGGCCATGCCGCACCACTTGCAGGGCTTCCCCAGTTAACATGGGAAGTTGGAGTGCCAAGCACTAGTGTCGATAACCCTATGCCTGCTCTTCTACCTGTACTAAAGAGAGCTCCTGGCGCAATCGTACTACAAGGCCGTGGAGACCCCCATACCTTGCCGAAACTGGCCCGCCTACAGCGCATTTTTATGAGAAAGGTGGCCACTGATTACGGGTGGGAATATCCTTATGTGCCACCAGCCCTCATGTCCGTGATTGAGCAAAAGAGAGAGGACTGGTACCAGGACGCAATTTGGGAACGTTTGAATGTGCCCAGGGTTGCCCGTGACACGGACTATACTTTCATCCATTTGAGCCATCGGTTTAAAGATTGCTTGAGAAACTGGAGCCCTGGCCGGTACATTTTCAGCGATAGAGTGGTTCTTAAATGTCCCGGGAAAGTGGATCAAGTTTTCTCTGTTACCACTACAAACTATGCGCGCccttacctgaatctagccccatatgTGAAAAGGCAGTGAAATGGCAGTCAACACTGCTAAGGAAATAGATGTCCACCAGTCCCGAAGAGAAATGAGAAACTCCACCAAAGATTTCggtctggtctcccagaactctcacctcagcaAAGGGTCAAATCGGCAGTACAGCGCAAAATGTATCCACCACACACTGGTTTCCTTGGTATCTCACGGTCCAAGTAGCAGATGCTACACCCGGTCCCTTATCAAAGTACCTGTATGCTCTCCGTACCAGGGAACAAAAGGGGACAAACGagggcctccaatggtgtagtataaaACTTAAGGAACATTTATTTAAGTAAAAATGCGATTACATGAAAGAATATAAACGAATGCATAAAATCATGAACAGTGGCGTCCTCTGTGCCGTCTCTTGTCACTCCTGGTGTAACTCAGTGCCGTATTGtgaaatggtctggtcatgaaggggggggtaaatcttctgtagctgaagtggttaagttttgacaaaaaacctggaagctgtttggtttctatgcagagctgcaagagATGTTTCACTCTCCAATGTTAATAAATCAACCCTACTGTATACCGTGTGGCCTATTATGGTGCAGAAGTTTGGTAGGAGAGGAATCTCAGTCCAGATAGTAAGTCTGCAAATTTTAGTAAAAAATCTACTTCAGCACTCTTCAGCACTCTTTCACAGAGGGTAAAAAGTTCTCTAACTTtgaaattctaatgccgcgtacacacgatcggttcgtctgatgaaaacggagacgaaccgatcgtgtgtgggctccatcatttttttcccatcggtgaaaaaacgtagaacctgttttaaaattatctgatggttaaaaaaacgatagaaaaaaaaacgttcgtctgtggggaaatccatcggttaaaaatcaacgcatgctcagaatcaagtcgacgcatgctcggaagcattgaacttcaattttcgcagcacgtcgttgtgttttacgtcactgcgttctgacacgatcgtttttttaactgatggtgtgaagggcaagactgatgaaagtctgcAACAGGTGATGTTATAATCTGGAGCATTTTGCGATGGGAGAAGATTTGTTGGAGACAGTTGTTTTTTATTCTATGTGTCAAATCTGAACTAGCAGAGTAAACTGCAGAGGtgccaaactcaatttcatcgcgggccgcatcagcattatgattgttttcaaaagggccggttgtatctgtaagattagatgtccattacatcccctccccttacattagataaaGTTAAAGTTCCACAAAAATGTAATTGGGCCCACAATTTCTTCCTGAGGTcttaaaaaaacactgaaaaccaGGGTACCCAACTATGCAGTTGCCTAATTTAGTTGAGGTCAAGCACACGCCTTCCTGGCTCCTACAACATGCTAGCGGTCAGTGAGGCCAGGCCTCGTCTAGAGGGACCAATAGCAAGACAAGGCCATTTCACAATAGATGTATGTCCTAGGTTTGAAGGCTCCCAGGAGATCGGGAATAAATGTACAGATAGGTGCAAATGGCCTCTTCAGCATCCAAGGTCGTATTTGACCCTACCCCTTCTTGTCCTTTGCCCCTTATTATGGAACCACAAACCCACTGGCTAACAGTAGGGAGCCAGGAGGTGACATGGCAAAGCATGACTTCATGACATTGTTATTTGACTATTTCCTCTAACTTGCAACATAGTAACTTGAAATCTTTGAATCAAAAAATGTGTACTTCATGTTGGGTAGAGCAGCAATaggttagagcaggggtgtcaaactcaatttcatcgtgggccgcatcagaattatgattgccctcaaaagggccggttttaTCTAAAATATTAGATGtacagcgcatcccctccccttacattagatatcAAAAGCCACCCCGGCATCAGAAGTTggctcccccactctcccttacatcacagtgcaccccactttccttatgctgctgctgggaagaagctgaatgcattgcttgaaagcagaaagtagggttctggaggagaaccagaggagggctggagctctcctgcagctgcataaGAGGTGCAAGGgtcacataaaatggcctggagggccggattcggcccacgggccttgtgatTGACACCTGTGGCTAGACATAAGACAAGGAGTTCAAGTACTGTAAATTctgattagggttgagcgaacccgaactgtaaagttcgggttcggtacggactttggttttttttttgctcccgaacccgaataattggaaaaagttcaggttcggagttcggctattttatggcgcgctgcacggcagccaatcgccatttgttttactagtgtgactaggaagccatcacagccatgcctactaatggcatggctgtgattggccagtgcagcatgtgacccagcatgtgaccagcctctatatcagatagaggcacacagcacagtccTCATtctgcattagctagtgtagggagaggctgctgctgattgagggacagtgtcagagaggtgtatcctgcttcagaaatctacacaagcactgtttatttctgtgcgatctgcatcttatagtttagggagaggttccagctatttgctatagggacagcaatctataggtgactctctgtatatttcaccagcactgcacctgtcaccacctgtgatatactgtgtgtgtgtccagtacatagtttagggagaggttccagctatttgctatagggacagcaatctataggtgactctgtatatttcaccagcactgcccctgtcaccacctgtgatatactgtgtgtgtctagtacatagtttagggagaggttatTCGTTCAGGTGTCATAAAAGCATTGCGTGATGAGTTTCTTCAGAGCCTGTCTCACATCTTGGTTCCTTAGGCTGTATATGAAAGGATTCAGcatgggtgtgatgatggtgtAAGCCATGCTAACAATACGATCGTACTGGGAAGAGTAATCAGAGGGAGGACGGAAGTAAATGAAAATTATGGTGCCATAGAACAAACAAATGACCATGAGATGAGAAGAACAGGAGGAAAAGGCTTTGCTTCGGCTGCTGTTGGTCTTCATTTTCATTATAGCCCATCCAATGAGCACATAGGAGATGAGTATAAAAAGGAATGGTATAATTATAGCTATAGAACCTTCGGTGTATATGAGGAGCTCAGCTAATGTAGTACTGGAGCAGGACAGTTTGATGAGGGGGGTCATGTCACAAAAAAAGTGGTGGATCAGTCTGTCCTCACAGTACTTTAATTGTGAGAGAGTATACGTGTGCAATAGCGAATGTAGAGACGCTGCCACCCAACAACTGATAGACAGGATGACCACAACCTTATCACTCATTAATGAGGTGTAGCGTAAGGGGATACAAACGGCTACACATCGATCAAAAGCCATGACTGAGAGAAGAAAAATCTCAGTGACCCCCAGGAACAAAAAGAAGTACATCTGCAGGAAACAGCCATGGAAGGAGATTGCGGCTTCACCATGAAGAATGCAGGACAGAAGCTTGGGAACCGTCACTGTAGAGAAAGAGATGTCCACTACTGACAAGATCCCTAAGAAAAAGTACATTGGTGTGTGCAACGGAGGAGAAAGTTTAATAGAACTTAATAATAGTAAATTAGCAGTCCACGTGAGGGTGTATATGACCAGGATGGTGGAGAAAAGAGCACCATGGTTGTATTGAAGGTCTGAGAAGGCCAGAAGTATGAAGCCGGAAGTAAGATTGACTTTTTCCATTACAAATTATCTAGACGTCAGAAAGGTCAGGTGAAAGGACATTACCACCAAACAGCAAGAAGCGTGGATGTCAGCTTTACTGTAGAACAATATCAGTTGACCTACATTTGCCATTGCTGACAATGATCAGCAGGAATGTTCAGCATACTTCATGTAACATGTGATATCAAAAATGTATGGGATTCCCAATCTCTTCAAACTAGCGCCATGACTGAAAAAGAATATTGCATTCCTCAGTAGAGGATTATGATACAACTCAGTTAAAGTAAGTTAGCAGTCAAGATGAATGTGTATATAAGCAGAATGGTGGACATTAGAAGAGTGTGGCTGTAGTGGAGATCAAATAACCTCTTTCAGAGGAACAAAGCTGGAAGTTAGATGGACTTTATCCATGAATATGATGTATAAGTGCTCATTCATTCATGCCAGCCCATAGCATTTTGCTGCTCAAGCTCAAGTGTCTATTGTAGCTCACCACATAtaagggttaaagcggaggttcaccctaatagcatgtatatctgaccaactcctttatagtcgtaacaagtactgtccgcaattattatttttttatgctttacgtaccttgtaatccattttttcaatctacttctccccgcgggagtaggcgtttcaatgcctagggggattgtcatctgggaggtcgcccagatgattgacgtctgttcgccccggcagataaggtcccgcccccgtattgcgtaggcacgcACGAGTTATGGGGCttcatatagagccgactcacatctccgcatgttcggcttttttcggaagccCCATAACTCGTGCGCGCCTAAGCAATATGGGGGGCGAGGCCTTATCTGCCAGggcgaacagacgtcaatcatctgggtgacctcccagatgacaatcccgcggggagaagtagattgaaataatggattacaaggtacgtaaagcataacaaaacaacgaattgcggacagtacttgttatgactataagggagttggtcagatatacatgttattagggtgaaccttctgctttaatttactaaaactggagagtgcaaaatctggtgcggttgtacatggtagtcaatcagtttctaacttcagcttgatcacttaaagtggttgtaaagcttcacttttttttttaaataacaaacatgtgatacttagctccactgtgcagctcgttttgcacagagtggcccccctggggtccttcggcggctgtcttggctcctccctgcatcagctcaccccctctgggaagcgctctcccaagggggttaccttccgGGCACACTTCCGAGTCCTGTATCCAGCGTCCATAAGTCGCCGACTACAGGACTTGGCCCTCGCGTCATtggaattgattgacagcagcgtgagccagtggctgcgctactatcaatctTTCCAATGAAATGCCGAGAAGACCAGGCCGACATCAAGCGCGTTCTCGACAtgggacttttgagggctcaggtaagtaaacaatggacatgtgcacactaaatatttcgtttcggaattttgttttcgtccgaaaaataaatgtatttagttactcctgaaattcgtttttatttattttgttttgttaaaaaatgcattagtccgaagatccgaattaattaaggttgagtctgtcaattgaaggcttatggtgtctgtcgaatgttctaagaagattcaacagagcagctaaactgtatgacgccgcaatcgtacatttccggtcgaatgttctgcctacaagctatagaagaattctaatgttttatgacactagtaataattatatttataaattattattcctagtcaaccaacattcaaattcttctatagcctataggccgagcatttgaccggaaatgtactattgcggagttgtacagtttagctgcttgtcgaatcttcttagaactttcgacagacatcataagtcttcaatgacagattcaacgtttgtatttttttctctgcttcgtggaatcttcgtcgttcatgttgaatggtctaccccaacactgtttctataatgtcaaatcttttctctctatgtcgaatctttcctctctatgtagaataatcttggactaatagagttaaggttaggcacattcgaccgcaggttcgatagacacagatctctATTGTCAGCGTcgtgtcgaatcttctatctatatcgaactgttgtagcaacgaaaacaaaaataaagaatttttgtATGTCGtatctttcggattttggataCTGCGTGttagttttcgtttgttaaaatgataatgaaaatacccgaaattcggacgaaaacaaatgcacatgtctagtaaacaacaccttaatgcataggatgcattaaggtgaaaaaaatgaacctttacaacccctttaagctttgaggcctcgtacacacgaccgaggaactcgtcggaaaagacacatcattttcctcgacgagttccttgttaggcttgtcgagtaactcgacaagctttctttgcgtacacactgtcaagaccaaatctcgacgttcaggggaagttcaattccactggcacaacccttggggctgcttttgctaatctcatgttactgcgtgttaagtaaaagtttggtgagagacgatttgcacttttcagtctgttacagcgagacaaatgtgctatctccattacaaacgctacttttactgaaggtgcgctcccatctcatactttattctgagcatgcacgggtttctaagcatacacacgaactgtttctcgtcgaaaaccagcccgacgaggaacacaacgaggaaattgagacttctgtcgaggaaaaagagaacttgttctctttttttcctcgtcgagttcctcggcagttTTCTCGAttaaaagcatacacatgaccattttcctcgacaaaaatgctctgccaccaagtttcctgatggattctgtcgaggaaaacggctgtgtgtacgaggcctaacaaaagtaaaatgaaaagctgatttctgtgcagagctgcaccagattttgcactttccaggctCAAATGAATGGACTTGTTCACTTGTGCTTCTTCCACTGTTACACCGTTTCTGACAATGTGACCTCAGACACATTTTCGCTGCTCTTACTGAACAAAATCTTCTTTCAGATTACAACCATAGGCAGGGCTTTGGAATTGATTAACTGAAGGCAGGTTGGCTGTTGACTCTGCAAGAGAATTtttactttgcaagagaattttcctTCTAGCTTATTGGATGCGTTGAAAATTCACTTGGTAAAGAATAAGCAATCATACGCAAAGgggaaaaaacatgtatttttgcttgcacatgattggatgatggaagtcataaAAGCTTCAACTCCTTCGCTAAGCAATGTGGAAATTCACTTCCAGAGTGACAAAAAGTAAACAAAGTACTTGTGCGCTAACCAATAACCAAAGTAAATAAACCCAAGGAAGCTGCCAATGCTCAAATGTGTCCCAACATGTGAtaacaataaatattaaaaatattaaaatatgtggtgaatttttttaaatatttacttgCCAAAgtgaaaattcctttgcaaaatgaacagccgatttgcttttagtaaatcaacctctttctGTCTCTTGCATTGTGGTTATGGTGGCCCCAAAACTAAAAGTAAACTTCCACTCAACGTAAAGTGTGGGGTGTCTGTTTCTaagaattaggcctcgtacacacgatagggtaaacagaggacaacggtctgatggaccgttttcatcggtcaaaaccgatcgtgtgtgggccccatcggttatttatccattggttaaaaaaaaaaaatcttgttttaaatttaaccgatggattcctaaccgatgggaaaaaaacgatcgttagtaggcacgtccatcggttaaaaatccacgcatgctcagaatcaatttgacgcatgcttggaagctctgaacttcatttttttcagcacgtcgttgtgttttacgtcactgcgttctaaaacgatcgttttttttaaccga comes from Rana temporaria chromosome 2, aRanTem1.1, whole genome shotgun sequence and encodes:
- the LOC120928181 gene encoding olfactory receptor 1361-like translates to MEKVNLTSGFILLAFSDLQYNHGALFSTILVIYTLTWTANLLLLSSIKLSPPLHTPMYFFLGILSVVDISFSTVTVPKLLSCILHGEAAISFHGCFLQMYFFLFLGVTEIFLLSVMAFDRCVAVCIPLRYTSLMSDKVVVILSISCWVAASLHSLLHTYTLSQLKYCEDRLIHHFFCDMTPLIKLSCSSTTLAELLIYTEGSIAIIIPFLFILISYVLIGWAIMKMKTNSSRSKAFSSCSSHLMVICLFYGTIIFIYFRPPSDYSSQYDRIVSMAYTIITPMLNPFIYSLRNQDVRQALKKLITQCFYDT